Proteins co-encoded in one Bacteroidota bacterium genomic window:
- a CDS encoding L-threonylcarbamoyladenylate synthase, translating to METQIINVSPAQPDYKTIHFAAEILRLGGLVAFPTETVYGLGADAFKPNAVLKVFQAKGRPADNPLIVHISKFNQLEELTDNIPANGKLLTQAFWPGPLTIVVKCSPFVPKIVTCGLDTVAVRMPKHNVALRLIDVLDRPIVGPSANISGRPSPTTAQHVHQDLNGRIDLILDAGRCDIGVESTVIDVTNIPPLILRFGGLTRERIEQLIGEVQTTEDDHFKRRSPGTRYRHYAPKARVVLFERSDKYAFDRLNQKYFEEGKKVGYIIYSTDLVKEPAELGRIVGGDIEIYSQMLFQLLRDLDTLGSDIILVESVEEVGLGKAVMDRLRKAAK from the coding sequence ATTGAAACCCAGATAATTAATGTATCACCGGCACAGCCTGATTATAAAACAATTCATTTTGCGGCGGAGATTTTGCGGTTGGGTGGTTTAGTAGCGTTCCCCACAGAAACTGTTTACGGATTAGGTGCCGATGCTTTCAAACCAAATGCAGTTCTAAAAGTATTTCAAGCGAAGGGGCGACCGGCTGATAATCCATTGATAGTTCACATCTCGAAGTTCAATCAATTAGAAGAACTAACAGATAACATACCTGCGAACGGCAAACTGTTAACTCAAGCATTTTGGCCCGGACCGTTAACCATTGTTGTAAAGTGTTCTCCATTTGTTCCTAAAATTGTAACATGCGGATTAGATACTGTTGCAGTTCGTATGCCCAAACATAATGTTGCATTAAGGTTGATTGATGTTTTGGATAGACCGATTGTGGGACCGAGTGCGAATATATCGGGGAGACCAAGTCCGACTACAGCGCAACATGTTCATCAGGATTTAAACGGTAGAATCGATTTAATTTTAGATGCCGGCAGGTGCGACATCGGTGTCGAATCAACTGTTATTGATGTAACGAACATACCGCCTTTGATTTTGAGATTTGGTGGATTAACCAGAGAACGGATTGAGCAGCTTATCGGAGAAGTTCAAACTACTGAGGACGACCATTTTAAACGGCGATCGCCCGGAACTCGCTACCGTCATTATGCACCGAAAGCACGAGTAGTTTTGTTTGAAAGAAGCGACAAATATGCCTTTGATAGATTAAATCAAAAATATTTTGAGGAAGGTAAAAAAGTTGGATACATAATTTATTCTACCGATTTAGTCAAAGAACCGGCTGAACTCGGCAGGATTGTTGGCGGTGATATTGAAATATATTCACAAATGTTATTTCAACTTTTACGCGATTTAGATACACTTGGTTCAGATATAATTTTAGTAGAATCGGTGGAAGAAGTTGGTTTAGGCAAAGCTGTAATGGATCGACTCAGAAAAGCAGCAAAATAA
- a CDS encoding Rrf2 family transcriptional regulator — protein MLHLSKKVEYGLIAIRHIASQPVSAVITAKEMADKYRIPYELLAKILQKLTREGLIISYQGVRGGYVLGRQSDQIKLSDVIYAIEGKQNISLINCEKENPESCNIYQTCTIKNPLSKIQNIINGVFDEMTIAEIV, from the coding sequence ATGTTACATTTATCAAAGAAAGTGGAATACGGACTTATTGCGATTCGGCATATCGCTTCTCAACCGGTATCTGCAGTTATTACTGCAAAAGAAATGGCAGACAAGTATCGGATCCCGTATGAACTACTTGCAAAAATTTTGCAAAAACTTACACGCGAAGGATTGATAATTTCATATCAAGGTGTTCGCGGTGGATATGTATTAGGACGTCAATCAGACCAAATAAAATTGTCGGATGTGATATACGCTATTGAAGGTAAACAAAATATTTCACTAATAAATTGTGAAAAGGAAAATCCTGAGTCGTGCAACATTTATCAAACATGCACGATAAAAAATCCGCTTTCAAAAATCCAAAATATAATTAACGGCGTGTTCGACGAAATGACTATCGCGGAGATTGTGTGA
- a CDS encoding IscS subfamily cysteine desulfurase, producing MKKLIYIDNHATTPVDSRVLDAMLPYFSEMFGNPASRQHKFGWVAEEAVGSSRNLIAKFLNADAKEIYFTSSATESNNLALKGVAESYASKGRHIITCSTEHKSVIDTCRRLEKSGYRVTYLSVDEFGLIDLENLKKVISSDTILVSIMTANNEIGTLQDIYEIGNICKQNDILFHTDATQAVGKMKLDFKNMNIDLVSFSGHKIYGPKGIGCLYIRERKPKIKLEPQIDGGRHERGLRSGTLNVPAIVGLAQALKLCYEEMEQEQTRIACLRNKMQDAFFTNLDDVYLNGHPTKRISNNLNMSFMYAEDSAIMMSMKDIAVSSGSACSTAQPQPSHVLKALGLSEDRRHSAIRFGLGRFNTEEEVNYVIGRVINTVNTLRNLSPIYRKKMKINN from the coding sequence GTGAAAAAACTGATTTACATAGACAATCATGCGACGACACCGGTTGATAGCCGGGTTCTGGATGCTATGTTGCCCTACTTTTCTGAAATGTTTGGCAACCCTGCAAGCCGACAACATAAATTTGGTTGGGTCGCTGAAGAAGCAGTTGGATCCTCTCGTAATTTGATTGCAAAATTTCTCAATGCAGATGCAAAAGAAATTTATTTTACCAGCAGCGCTACCGAATCGAATAACTTAGCTTTGAAAGGAGTTGCAGAATCTTACGCAAGTAAAGGTCGCCATATAATTACTTGCTCAACCGAACATAAATCTGTTATTGATACCTGTCGCCGTTTGGAGAAATCAGGTTATAGAGTTACTTATCTGTCTGTTGATGAATTCGGCTTGATCGATTTAGAAAATTTAAAAAAGGTAATTTCCAGCGATACGATTTTAGTTTCAATAATGACAGCAAATAATGAAATCGGAACACTTCAGGATATCTATGAAATTGGAAATATCTGCAAACAAAACGATATACTTTTTCATACAGATGCAACTCAAGCAGTCGGGAAAATGAAATTAGATTTCAAAAATATGAATATAGATTTGGTTTCTTTTTCAGGACATAAAATATATGGACCAAAGGGAATTGGGTGTCTCTATATTCGCGAACGAAAACCCAAAATTAAATTAGAACCGCAAATAGACGGTGGCAGACACGAACGCGGATTGAGGTCGGGCACTTTGAATGTTCCGGCAATCGTTGGGTTAGCTCAAGCACTCAAACTCTGTTATGAAGAAATGGAACAAGAACAAACACGTATTGCATGTTTACGGAATAAGATGCAAGATGCCTTCTTCACAAACTTAGATGATGTTTATCTCAACGGACATCCTACCAAACGCATCTCAAATAATCTGAATATGAGTTTTATGTATGCCGAGGATTCTGCGATAATGATGAGTATGAAAGACATTGCGGTCTCATCCGGCTCTGCTTGCTCAACTGCTCAACCACAGCCGTCACACGTTCTGAAAGCCCTCGGCTTGAGTGAAGACCGGAGACATTCGGCTATTCGCTTTGGTCTGGGCAGGTTTAATACTGAAGAAGAAGTTAATTACGTCATCGGCAGAGTTATCAATACAGTAAATACTCTGAGAAATTTATCTCCTATATATAGAAAAAAAATGAAAATCAATAATTAA
- the sufC gene encoding Fe-S cluster assembly ATPase SufC — translation MSQLLQINNLHVEVEGNKILKGLSLSMNRGEIHAIMGPNGSGKSTLANTLMGHPSYIVTEGEIIFNDQNILELAPDERAALGMFLAFQYPHEIPGVTLFNFLRTAVNSIRKKRTGEDLDKDKKKAASTMLQFSKKLTANMKLLGIDDSFSKRYVNEGFSGGEKKRAEVLQLAMLEPELAVLDETDSGLDIDALRIVSDGVNSIIKPGQSILLITHYQRLLDYIKPHFVHVLVDGRLVMSDGPELALKLEEKGYDWVRDQFSTQNLN, via the coding sequence ATGTCACAGTTATTGCAAATAAATAATTTACACGTCGAAGTTGAAGGAAATAAAATTTTAAAAGGACTTTCTCTCTCGATGAACCGAGGCGAAATTCATGCTATTATGGGACCGAATGGTTCCGGTAAAAGCACACTCGCGAATACATTGATGGGGCATCCGAGTTATATCGTTACCGAAGGTGAAATTATTTTCAACGATCAGAACATCCTTGAATTGGCTCCCGACGAGCGTGCAGCACTTGGAATGTTTTTAGCTTTTCAGTATCCGCATGAAATACCGGGTGTTACGTTATTCAACTTTTTAAGGACTGCGGTAAATTCCATCAGAAAAAAACGCACGGGTGAAGATCTAGATAAAGATAAAAAAAAGGCTGCATCGACGATGCTTCAGTTCAGTAAAAAACTTACAGCTAATATGAAGTTGTTGGGAATTGACGACTCATTCAGCAAACGTTATGTGAACGAAGGATTTTCGGGCGGAGAAAAAAAACGCGCCGAAGTTCTGCAATTAGCAATGTTGGAACCTGAATTAGCTGTTTTAGATGAAACAGATTCAGGTCTTGATATTGATGCACTTCGAATTGTTTCGGATGGTGTGAACAGCATAATCAAACCGGGGCAAAGCATCCTTCTTATAACTCACTATCAGCGTCTGCTCGATTACATCAAACCCCATTTTGTGCATGTGTTAGTGGATGGCAGACTTGTAATGTCGGACGGTCCCGAATTGGCTCTCAAGTTAGAAGAAAAAGGATACGATTGGGTGCGCGATCAGTTTTCTACTCAAAACTTAAATTAG
- the sufB gene encoding Fe-S cluster assembly protein SufB: MNTDVLEKNRKETYKEKYGFADKDSFVYRTQRGLSADIVKEISGLKGEPAWMLDFRLKSLETFYKKPMPAFGGDLSNLNFDDIYYYIKPGERKGRTWEEVPEKVKNTFEKLGIPEAERKFLAGVEAQYDSESVYSSLKGQWEKLGVIFCSTDEALKNHPDILRKYFGTLIPPADNKFSALNSAVWSGGSFIYIPAGVHVDIPLQAYFRINSESAGQFERTLIIAEPGSFVHYVEGCTAPVYAVDALHSAVVEIIIKEGARVRYTTIQNWSDNVYNLVTKRAAAYKDATMEWVDGNIGSQLTMKYPAIYLMDKGAHGEVLSIAYAGDGQHQDTGGKAVHFAPHTSSIITSKSISKGTGRASYRGLVKVYKGAKHVKSSVKCDALLLDDTARSDTYPKIEIDEEEVQIGHEATVSKVGEEQLFYLRSRGLSEEQATAMIVSGFIEPIVRELPMEYAVELNRLISLEMEGSVG; encoded by the coding sequence ATGAATACTGATGTTCTTGAAAAAAATAGAAAAGAAACCTACAAGGAAAAATACGGTTTCGCAGATAAAGACTCGTTTGTTTATCGGACACAACGAGGCTTGTCAGCTGATATTGTAAAAGAAATTTCCGGACTGAAAGGCGAGCCGGCTTGGATGTTAGATTTTCGGTTGAAGTCGCTCGAAACTTTTTACAAAAAGCCCATGCCGGCTTTCGGCGGCGATTTGTCGAATTTAAATTTCGATGATATTTACTACTACATAAAACCAGGTGAACGAAAAGGCAGAACTTGGGAAGAGGTTCCTGAAAAAGTCAAAAATACATTTGAAAAATTAGGCATACCTGAAGCTGAACGAAAATTTTTAGCAGGTGTTGAAGCCCAATACGATTCCGAAAGTGTTTACAGCAGTTTAAAAGGGCAGTGGGAAAAATTGGGTGTAATTTTTTGCAGCACAGATGAGGCATTAAAAAACCACCCCGATATTTTACGTAAATATTTTGGAACTCTGATACCTCCGGCAGATAATAAGTTTTCAGCACTTAATAGCGCTGTTTGGAGTGGTGGCTCGTTTATCTATATACCCGCAGGGGTGCACGTTGACATTCCGCTGCAAGCATATTTCAGAATTAATTCCGAGAGCGCCGGGCAATTTGAACGCACGTTGATTATCGCCGAGCCGGGAAGTTTTGTTCATTATGTAGAAGGCTGCACTGCGCCCGTCTATGCTGTGGATGCTTTGCACAGCGCTGTCGTAGAAATTATAATTAAAGAAGGCGCCCGCGTTCGTTATACTACAATCCAAAACTGGTCGGATAATGTTTACAATCTTGTTACTAAACGTGCTGCAGCTTATAAAGACGCAACAATGGAATGGGTGGATGGAAACATAGGCAGCCAACTTACGATGAAATATCCTGCCATTTATTTAATGGATAAAGGTGCACACGGCGAAGTTCTCTCGATTGCTTATGCCGGCGACGGTCAACATCAGGATACAGGAGGAAAGGCTGTTCATTTCGCGCCGCACACATCTTCCATTATCACCTCTAAGTCGATTAGCAAAGGGACCGGCAGGGCGAGCTATCGCGGTCTGGTAAAAGTTTACAAAGGTGCAAAACATGTTAAATCGAGTGTGAAATGCGATGCACTTTTACTTGATGATACTGCACGAAGCGATACCTACCCCAAAATTGAAATTGATGAAGAAGAAGTTCAAATTGGTCACGAAGCCACTGTCAGCAAAGTAGGCGAGGAACAGCTTTTCTACTTGCGAAGCAGAGGCTTGAGCGAAGAACAAGCAACCGCAATGATTGTAAGCGGGTTTATTGAACCGATTGTTCGTGAACTTCCTATGGAATATGCGGTCGAGCTCAATCGTTTGATTTCATTGGAAATGGAAGGTTCGGTAGGATAA
- the sufD gene encoding Fe-S cluster assembly protein SufD has product MDQTEIINTKLTKELVEELAFQNNEPDWLRSNRLLAFQKFENSPMPFSKRIDYSHLQLENLSQLVNSDVVTVSKNEYFKNKIINQVFEKYSTYVIANEVKKKHVILSDMNSAVQNHPELLKQYLLAASPITKNNKFDFLNRALWNGGTFLYIPKNIQTDIPLLSLFTFNKDNSYALPYNLIILEEGSKVTLIDSIISSDFENDSLVSNNVDIILGANAKLDYIGVQETGKNVNHFATKRAFLKRDASLNWIEITLGSKLSKNNLDVQLEHKGAEAFVSGLFLAGKDQQFEFNTTQMHAAPHTKSDLLFVGALRENARTNYEGIIKVEKGAQKTDAYQKNKNLLLSKNARADSEPLLEIEANDVRCTHGATVGPVDKEDLFYLMSRGIEKELAKKLLIFGFFSKVVEKIPVEEFKNGLQSYIEESVTA; this is encoded by the coding sequence ATGGATCAAACAGAAATTATAAATACAAAACTCACTAAAGAATTAGTCGAAGAATTAGCGTTTCAAAACAACGAACCCGATTGGCTGCGAAGTAACAGATTGCTGGCTTTTCAGAAGTTTGAAAATTCACCAATGCCTTTCTCAAAACGAATTGATTATTCGCATCTTCAATTGGAAAATTTATCACAACTTGTAAATTCGGATGTTGTAACGGTTTCGAAGAATGAATATTTTAAAAACAAAATTATAAATCAAGTTTTTGAAAAATATTCAACATATGTTATTGCCAATGAGGTGAAGAAGAAACACGTTATCCTTTCGGATATGAACTCAGCAGTTCAAAACCATCCTGAGCTTTTAAAACAATATCTCCTTGCTGCTTCGCCGATTACAAAAAATAATAAATTTGATTTTTTAAATCGTGCTTTATGGAATGGTGGCACCTTTCTTTATATCCCCAAAAACATTCAAACAGATATTCCATTGTTAAGTCTGTTCACTTTTAACAAAGATAATTCTTATGCTCTCCCGTATAACCTGATAATATTGGAAGAGGGGAGTAAAGTTACTCTAATCGATTCAATTATCTCTTCTGATTTTGAAAACGATTCGCTTGTTTCAAACAATGTCGATATTATTTTAGGTGCAAATGCAAAATTAGATTACATAGGTGTTCAGGAAACCGGAAAAAATGTAAATCACTTTGCAACCAAACGTGCTTTTCTGAAAAGAGATGCTTCGTTGAATTGGATCGAAATAACACTTGGCAGTAAATTAAGTAAAAATAATTTGGATGTGCAGTTGGAACATAAGGGGGCTGAAGCTTTCGTATCAGGTTTGTTTTTAGCCGGCAAGGATCAGCAATTCGAATTTAATACAACACAGATGCATGCTGCACCGCATACGAAAAGCGATTTGTTGTTCGTTGGCGCTTTACGTGAAAATGCCCGAACAAATTATGAAGGAATAATCAAAGTAGAAAAGGGGGCGCAGAAAACAGATGCTTATCAAAAAAACAAAAACTTACTGCTGTCAAAAAACGCACGCGCTGATTCTGAACCGCTCCTCGAAATCGAAGCTAACGATGTGCGATGCACACACGGTGCAACTGTCGGTCCTGTCGATAAAGAAGATTTGTTTTACCTTATGAGTAGGGGAATCGAGAAAGAGTTAGCAAAAAAATTGCTGATATTCGGTTTCTTCAGCAAAGTTGTAGAAAAAATTCCCGTCGAAGAATTTAAAAACGGACTCCAATCATACATCGAAGAAAGTGTTACAGCCTAA
- a CDS encoding non-heme iron oxygenase ferredoxin subunit — translation MLQPKIINITSEVAGLAEGQAKVLRLNRLRIAVIKLNDGYYAIDEICSHEEESLAGGSISDGQIECPKHGARFDIKTGEVKAFPAVIPIRTYPVTQKNDEIFLNIPNE, via the coding sequence GTGTTACAGCCTAAAATCATAAATATTACAAGCGAAGTTGCCGGGTTAGCTGAAGGGCAAGCAAAAGTTCTACGTTTGAATCGTTTGCGAATTGCTGTCATCAAATTAAACGATGGTTATTATGCTATCGATGAAATATGTTCGCACGAAGAAGAATCATTGGCTGGAGGTTCGATCAGCGATGGGCAAATTGAATGTCCGAAACACGGCGCCCGATTCGATATCAAGACAGGCGAGGTGAAAGCATTCCCCGCAGTCATACCGATACGGACTTATCCTGTTACACAAAAAAATGATGAAATATTTTTAAACATCCCAAACGAATAA
- a CDS encoding cysteine desulfurase, which produces MFDPIKIREDFPILKRLIKNNPLVYLDSAATTQKPLHVIEAIEKYYRNNNANVHRGAYTLSEEATSLYEEARLKTAGFINSEMTESIIFTRNATEGINLVANSWGRANLKEGDEVLLTQMEHHSNLIPWQLITKEKGAKLKFIPLTPDGKLDLTNIHKLLNEKTKFVSVVHISNSLGTINPVEEIITLAHRLNIPVLLDASQSVPHRPVDVQSLDCDFLVFSGHKMLGPTGIGVLYGKYNLLDNMPPFMGGGEMINEVQLEWSDFRNLPWKYEAGTPHIAGAIGLGVAIDYLKNIGFENIQQHDKELVSYAMEVLTNLDGIEIYGPKDTRGSLVAFNLKGVHPHDVSTILDEDGIAIRAGHHCTQPIMRWLDVAATVRASFYLYNTKSDIDKLATGLKKVKEIFKRGS; this is translated from the coding sequence ATGTTCGACCCGATAAAAATACGCGAAGATTTTCCAATTTTAAAGCGACTCATAAAAAACAACCCGCTCGTTTATTTGGATAGCGCTGCAACTACACAAAAGCCGCTGCACGTTATCGAGGCAATCGAAAAGTATTATCGAAACAACAATGCGAATGTTCATCGGGGAGCCTACACATTGAGTGAAGAGGCGACTTCACTTTATGAAGAAGCTCGCTTGAAAACTGCCGGCTTCATAAATTCTGAAATGACCGAGTCAATTATTTTTACTCGTAATGCTACGGAAGGAATAAATTTAGTAGCAAACAGTTGGGGACGTGCAAATTTAAAGGAAGGCGACGAAGTTCTGCTGACTCAAATGGAACATCACAGCAACTTAATCCCTTGGCAGTTAATTACAAAAGAAAAAGGTGCCAAGCTAAAATTCATTCCACTGACTCCCGATGGAAAACTTGACCTTACAAACATTCACAAATTATTAAACGAAAAAACAAAATTCGTATCGGTTGTACATATATCTAATTCGTTGGGAACTATAAATCCTGTTGAAGAAATAATTACACTGGCGCATCGTTTAAACATTCCTGTTTTGTTGGATGCATCTCAGAGTGTTCCGCACCGTCCTGTGGATGTGCAAAGTTTGGATTGCGATTTCCTGGTTTTTTCGGGACACAAAATGCTTGGACCAACAGGTATCGGTGTATTATATGGAAAATACAATTTACTCGATAACATGCCGCCATTTATGGGAGGTGGCGAAATGATTAACGAAGTCCAACTTGAATGGTCCGATTTCAGAAATCTCCCTTGGAAATATGAAGCTGGAACACCACACATTGCTGGGGCAATCGGTTTAGGTGTTGCTATCGATTATCTGAAAAATATCGGATTCGAAAATATTCAACAACACGATAAAGAACTTGTAAGTTATGCAATGGAGGTTCTCACGAATTTGGATGGTATCGAAATTTACGGTCCAAAAGATACAAGAGGTTCACTCGTTGCATTTAATTTGAAAGGGGTTCACCCACACGACGTATCAACAATTTTGGATGAAGATGGTATTGCGATACGGGCAGGGCATCATTGCACACAACCGATAATGCGCTGGCTCGATGTTGCCGCCACAGTTCGTGCAAGCTTTTATTTGTATAACACAAAATCGGATATTGATAAATTAGCAACAGGTTTGAAAAAAGTAAAGGAGATATTTAAGCGTGGCAGTTAG
- a CDS encoding SUF system NifU family Fe-S cluster assembly protein: protein MAVSDLYSEIILEHYKEPHNVGELDCPEVFAKGYNESCGDDIKIYAQIKDGKVEEIKFKGKGCAISQSSASMMTDIMYGKTIDEAKEFIKQFKMKITGEEDFPSDSDEWFELSALKGVIKFPVRVKCASLSWHTLLQGIKEFENKNEQKR, encoded by the coding sequence GTGGCAGTTAGTGATTTATATTCGGAAATAATTTTAGAACACTACAAAGAACCGCATAACGTTGGCGAACTCGATTGTCCTGAAGTTTTTGCAAAAGGTTATAACGAATCTTGCGGCGACGATATTAAAATTTATGCTCAAATAAAAGATGGTAAAGTGGAAGAGATAAAATTTAAAGGAAAAGGTTGTGCAATCAGCCAATCGTCAGCTTCGATGATGACCGATATAATGTACGGCAAAACAATTGATGAAGCGAAAGAATTTATAAAACAATTTAAAATGAAAATTACCGGTGAGGAAGATTTTCCGTCAGACTCGGACGAGTGGTTCGAGTTGTCCGCGTTAAAAGGCGTAATAAAATTTCCGGTTCGGGTTAAATGCGCCAGCTTGTCATGGCATACACTGTTGCAAGGCATCAAAGAGTTTGAAAACAAAAATGAACAAAAACGATAA
- a CDS encoding iron-sulfur cluster assembly accessory protein, giving the protein MSNELLNKSNNGQLDITAKAVEEIQKIRGQNNIPTTHGLRLGIKSGGCCGPSYFLGFEENVNETDSVFETNSLKVIVDNNSIHFLAGAQLDFVENEHGSGFAFQNVKNLDQLNGGHCESGSCGS; this is encoded by the coding sequence ATGTCGAACGAATTATTAAACAAATCCAATAACGGACAACTTGATATTACAGCTAAAGCAGTAGAGGAAATTCAAAAAATCCGAGGTCAAAATAATATTCCAACAACTCACGGACTTCGATTAGGCATCAAAAGCGGCGGATGCTGTGGACCTAGTTACTTCCTGGGTTTTGAAGAAAATGTGAACGAAACAGATAGCGTCTTTGAAACAAATAGCTTGAAAGTTATTGTTGACAACAATAGCATTCACTTCTTAGCCGGCGCTCAATTGGATTTTGTAGAGAACGAACACGGAAGTGGGTTTGCGTTTCAGAATGTAAAAAATCTGGATCAATTAAATGGCGGACATTGCGAGAGTGGTTCTTGTGGAAGTTAA
- a CDS encoding superoxide dismutase translates to MSYEWKFKQRPYTDEEAKTLLSKVVSPETTDWHYNTHHKGYVTALNNIEKGLETADRAAANGNFSEVGELKRRFTWNHSGAMLHDLYWEVLGGDGDPGKGPEILASIEKEFGSFEKWKADFKATAVSAKLSGWGLLVYDALWSQRLLNILVDEHQYGAIWGGIPLIPLDVFEHAYYHKDGAKRAAYIDNVIANLHWGRINERYKKLVLK, encoded by the coding sequence ATGTCATACGAATGGAAGTTTAAACAACGTCCTTATACGGATGAAGAAGCAAAAACTTTGTTGAGCAAAGTAGTTAGTCCTGAAACAACCGACTGGCATTACAACACTCATCATAAGGGATATGTAACAGCGTTAAACAATATAGAAAAAGGATTGGAGACTGCCGACCGTGCAGCAGCAAACGGTAATTTCAGCGAAGTCGGTGAACTAAAACGGCGCTTCACATGGAATCACTCAGGTGCTATGCTTCACGATTTGTATTGGGAAGTTTTAGGTGGTGATGGCGACCCAGGCAAAGGTCCCGAAATTTTAGCGTCTATTGAAAAAGAATTCGGATCGTTCGAGAAATGGAAAGCCGACTTCAAAGCTACAGCGGTATCTGCAAAATTAAGTGGCTGGGGTTTACTCGTTTACGATGCACTTTGGTCGCAACGCTTGCTAAATATTCTAGTCGATGAGCATCAATATGGAGCTATCTGGGGTGGAATTCCGCTGATACCACTTGATGTTTTTGAGCACGCATACTACCACAAAGATGGTGCAAAACGGGCTGCTTATATCGATAATGTGATTGCTAATTTGCATTGGGGTCGAATTAACGAGAGATATAAGAAATTGGTGTTGAAGTAG
- a CDS encoding arsenate reductase ArsC produces MRLRILILCTGNSCRSQMAEGFFKSLDEKLEVFSAGTNPASEVNPYAVRVMQEIGIDIRRHHPKNVNEFLHQSFDYVITVCDHARESCPVFSGNVLQNLHIGFHDPAEAVGTDEEVLQVYRKVRDEIREKFTELYNATIVND; encoded by the coding sequence ATTAGGTTGAGAATATTAATACTTTGCACAGGCAACTCCTGCCGAAGTCAGATGGCTGAAGGGTTTTTCAAATCTTTGGACGAGAAATTAGAAGTTTTTTCTGCGGGAACGAATCCTGCATCGGAGGTAAACCCGTATGCTGTTCGGGTGATGCAAGAAATCGGAATTGATATTAGGCGGCATCACCCGAAAAATGTGAATGAATTTCTTCATCAATCATTTGATTATGTGATTACTGTTTGCGACCATGCCCGCGAAAGTTGTCCGGTTTTTAGCGGGAATGTTCTGCAAAATTTGCACATCGGTTTTCACGATCCCGCCGAAGCTGTCGGAACTGACGAAGAGGTTTTACAAGTTTACCGCAAAGTCCGGGATGAAATTAGAGAAAAGTTTACAGAGTTGTATAACGCTACAATTGTTAATGACTGA
- a CDS encoding type II toxin-antitoxin system prevent-host-death family antitoxin, whose amino-acid sequence MPIIKSISSLRNRTREIATICHNQNEPVYLTTNGEGDLVVMSIDHYERLKAQVDIFEKLGIAQTQSASGKKGITHKQMIAKLRQRANGR is encoded by the coding sequence ATGCCAATAATAAAATCGATTTCAAGTCTGCGCAATCGGACGCGAGAGATTGCCACGATATGCCACAATCAAAATGAGCCTGTGTATCTCACCACAAATGGTGAAGGTGATCTCGTAGTTATGAGCATCGATCATTATGAGCGGTTAAAGGCTCAAGTGGATATATTTGAAAAACTCGGTATCGCACAAACTCAATCGGCATCGGGGAAAAAAGGAATTACCCATAAACAGATGATAGCGAAACTGCGTCAAAGAGCGAATGGCCGCTAA
- a CDS encoding type II toxin-antitoxin system RelE/ParE family toxin has translation MAAKYTLKYLPIAQEDLISILDHIAQDSPTRALTFVEKPDAQIGRLEQHPFLRRIPRHPKLREYGYRVLIVEPYLAFYIIRGDRIEIHRVIHGSRNLDHLI, from the coding sequence ATGGCCGCTAAATATACGTTGAAATATCTTCCGATTGCCCAAGAAGACCTCATTTCAATTCTAGATCACATTGCTCAGGATAGCCCGACTCGTGCGTTAACGTTTGTTGAAAAACCTGACGCACAGATAGGGCGTCTTGAACAACATCCATTCTTAAGACGTATACCACGTCATCCGAAACTGCGTGAGTATGGCTATCGTGTTCTGATTGTTGAACCATATCTTGCCTTCTACATTATCCGCGGAGATCGAATAGAAATCCATCGAGTGATTCATGGTTCTCGCAATCTCGACCACCTGATTTGA